One Amaranthus tricolor cultivar Red isolate AtriRed21 chromosome 1, ASM2621246v1, whole genome shotgun sequence DNA window includes the following coding sequences:
- the LOC130800009 gene encoding metallothionein-like protein 4B: MADIKGSSNADCNDTCGCPSPCPGGHSCRCNTSGGEVEHKKCSCGEHCGCNPCTCTKIEVKGTGKDFCKCRSGCACATCAA, encoded by the exons ATGGCGGATATAAAGGGATCTTCTAATGCAGATTGTAATGACACTTGTGGGTGTCCTTCTCCTTGCCCTGGTGGTCATTCTTGCAG GTGCAACACATCGGGAGGAGAGGTGGAGCACAAGAAGTGCTCATGCGGAGAGCATTGCGGTTGCAACCCATGCACATGCACAAAAATAGAGGTGAAAGGCACTGGAAAGGACTTCTGCAAATGTAGATCTGGCTGCGCTTGTGCTACTTGTGCTGCTTGA
- the LOC130800026 gene encoding bifunctional riboflavin biosynthesis protein RIBA 1, chloroplastic-like, which translates to MASVYLSPPSAAICNSQASINHDSWNRLNATKLSLAGGLKSNLDMVCLGSKSMRKGKGTFRTWAAVVSGEGDLFSYSSNTGVLGHNEMLADAVALGALSADTAPTSVGFAMEDDECDLDRPTPGFASIPEAIEDVRQGKMVIVVDDEDRENEGDLIMAAELATPEAMAYFVKHGTGIVCVSMQEKDLERLQLPLMVASKDNEEKLCTAFTVTVDAKHGTTTGVSASDRAITVKALASRESTPGDFNRPGHIFPLKYREGGVLKRAGHTEASVDFAMLAGLNPVAVICEIVDDDGSMARLPRLREFAEKENLKIVSIADLIRYRRKRTQLVERSSAARIPTMWGPFTAYCYKSYLEGIEHIAMVKGEIGDGQDILVRVHSECLTGDIFGSARCDCGNQLALAMKQIEAAGRGVLVYLRGHEGRGIGLGHKLRAYNLQDAGRDTVEANEELGLPVDSREYGIGAQILGDLGVRTMKLMTNNPAKYVGLKGYGLAVSERVPLITPITKENQRYLETKRKKMGHVYGLDLISNGSRSKTENDKPNTNSSPDAAV; encoded by the exons ATGGCTTCTGTCTATCTATCTCCTCCTTCTGCTGCTATCTGCAATTCTCA AGCTAGTATAAACCATGATTCATGGAATAGATTGAATGCTACAAAATTAAGCTTAGCTGGAGGATTAAAGTCAAATTTAGACATGGTTTGTTTAGGGAGCAAATCAATGCGGAAGGGAAAGGGAACTTTTAGAACTTGGGCTGCTGTTGTTTCTGGAGAAGGTGACCTTTTCTCTTACTCGAGCAATACTGGTGTCTTGGGCCACAATGAGATGCTAGCTGATGCTGTAGCATTAGGGGCACTCTCTGCAGATACCGCTCCAACATCTGTGGGGTTCGCTATGGAGGATGATGAGTGTGATTTAGATCGCCCAACTCCGGGCTTTGCTTCCATTCCTGAGGCTATTGAAGATGTTCGTCAAGGAAAG ATGGTAATTGTTGTAGATGATGAAGACAGAGAAAATGAAGGAGATTTGATCATGGCAGCGGAGTTAGCGACACCAGAAGCTATGGCGTATTTCGTTAAGCATGGAACTGGAATTGTTTGTGTTAGTATGCAAGAAAAAGACTTGGAGAGACTGCAACTTCCTCTTATGGTAGCAAGCAAGGATAATGAGGAGAAGCTTTGCACAGCATTTACTGTGACTGTC GATGCAAAACATGGTACAACTACCGGTGTATCTGCCAGTGATCGGGCAATCACAGTGAAAGCCCTTGCATCAAGGGAATCCACGCCTGGGGACTTCAATCGCCCTGGCCATATTTTTCCATTGAAGTATAGAGAGGGCGGTGTTCTGAAGAGAGCAGGACACACTGAAGCTTCTGTTGATTTTGCTATGTTAGCTGGACTAAATCCTGTTGCAGTAATTTGCGAGATTGTGGATGATGATGGCTCAATGGCTAGATTGCCTAGGCTTCGAGAATTCGCAGAGAAGGAAAACCTCAAGATTGTATCTATTGCTGATCTAATAAG ATACCGGAGGAAGAGAACCCAATTAGTAGAACGTTCTTCAGCAGCGAGGATCCCTACGATGTGGGGACCTTTCACAGCTTACTGTTACAAGTCGTACCTTGAAGGCATAGAGCAtattgcaatggttaag GGAGAAATAGGAGATGGGCAGGATATTTTGGTGAGAGTTCATTCAGAATGCCTTACAGGAGACATATTTGGTTCAGCCAGATGCGACTGTGGAAACCAGCTTGCTCTTGCAATGAAGCAGATAGAGGCTGCTGGAAGGGGAGTGTTGGTCTATCTACGTGGGCATGAAGGCAGGGGAATCGGTTTAGGGCATAAACTTCGTGCGTATAATCTGCAGGATGCTGGTCGTGATACTGTCGAAGCCAATGAAGAACTGGGATTGCCTGTTGACTCAAGAGAGTACGGAATTGGTGCACAG ATATTGGGGGATTTGGGTGTCAGAACAATGAAATTGATGACGAACAACCCAGCAAAATATGTAGGGCTCAAGGGCTATGGCCTTGCTGTATCTGAGAGAGTACCTCTTATCACTCCCATAACCAAGGAAAATCAAAGATACCTGGAAACTAAGCGTAAGAAGATGGGTCATGTCTATGGCCTAGACTTAATTAGCAATGGTAGTCGTTCGAAGACTGAAAATGACAAACCCAACACGAACAGTTCACCAGATGCTGCAGTTTAA
- the LOC130800019 gene encoding putative disease resistance protein RGA1, with protein sequence MDVSVILTLIQCLIQLLDSPIGEEIGSLWGYKSQLEKLKDTLSTIRAVLLDADKLEREQLELSHVLQDKLQRLKEVVYQADDLLDEVSTIAQRKKLMRGNKMSKEVGHFFSRFNQFYSAFNMSREIRKIRMILDDIAKDHHDFGSRQHWGVEVSQVTHERDTHSFVHEGDDILGRDDDKRKVIDMLLDNSTTEYISFVTIVGMGGLGKTTLAQLVYNDERVEREFPLKMWVCVSIDFHTKLLRKILTSVTNQTEHYGLEMEQLQRKLRQELEGKKYLLVLDDVWDEDFDKWSKLKILLMGGGRGSRIIVTTRSKIVAHVVGNRYTYELSGLSEKDSWNLFKRMTLESREHEMEPYLIKTGKEIVRKCADVPLAIRVVGSLLRGQGKTRWQYLKNTDLADIKQDENDIVRTLKMSYSYLPLHLKSCFSFCAIFPKHYRIKKEELISLWMALGFIMPSNGESPEVVGEDYFMTLLQRCFFQDVERADSGEILSCKMHSLIHDLATEIAGQEVLRFKNDSSCSYTKTRHLFVDRTLKRKDSRRNLTLMKRVRTMLMMSYPAPLETLDMLLPTMRYLRVLDLHKSSFDKFPSMIGRLLHLRYLDLSWNHKLSVLPSCITDLYNLQTLMLRGCTRLEELPRDFWKLVNLRCLDIFDCTSMTYMPPGMNSMIRLHKLTMFLVGGRSNAGGLNDLKCLNNLSGSLEIKVHEDLVHDATEAMLGGYLINKLNLRSINICWAQKHRRTGNSSYIEDDSKGTNAEELLRGMQPHSNLRKLGLMDYPGVKFPRWRSLSTNLKTCLPNLVDIELDGCKGLEHLPLLSRLRCLNGLRLVGLKKLEYVESCSSGDSTPPASVMLTRLALDDEPVFFPSLEKLVLGCMNELKGWRAETGNEYTIERMPSFPRLSYLHIWSCRNLTAIPLCPKLEKLELNRFNVAMSPMARQEIERNRVTDYVPDDGSSTSITRRWEQGQHQHISGGLKEVKIDKLGYLNSLPLDSFQFLSHLMIRGDHDMERLTIGEVGKVFRSHRLSSLRSLVISDCSKLKTLSGRGVWENFTALESLQLKLLCELELDDNADTDGGVPWKYLHNSLHSLLLWYLPKLVKLPKGMHHLTALQSLRISNCESFEALPPWIACLSSLESLVITNCRKLISLPEEMHHLTSLQHLDVQECASELKERCSESTGVDWPKIQHIPRIDV encoded by the coding sequence ATGGATGTGTCAGTAATTCTAACACTGATACAATGTCTGATCCAATTGCTTGATTCTCCTATTGGAGAGGAAATCGGATCATTATGGGGTTACAAATCTCAGCTCGAGAAACTCAAGGATACCCTGTCGACAATTAGAGCTGTTCTTCTTGATGCCGATAAGTTAGAGAGGGAGCAACTTGAGCTTAGTCATGTACTTCAAGATAAGCTTCAAAGGCTCAAGGAAGTTGTTTACCAAGCTGATGATTTGTTGGACGAAGTCTCTACTATTGCTCAGCGTAAGAAGCTTATGCGGGGCAACAAAATGAGCAAAGAAGTAGGTCATTTCTTTTCTCGCTTTAATCAGTTCTATTCTGCGTTTAATATGTCTCGCGAGATTAGAAAGATTAGGATGATCTTGGATGATATAGCCAAAGATCATCATGACTTTGGCTCAAGACAACATTGGGGTGTTGAGGTGAGCCAGGTGACACATGAAAGGGATACTCATTCTTTTGTTCATGAGGGAGATGATATTTTAGGGCGAGATGATGATAAGAGAAAAGTGATCGATATGTTGCTAGACAATTCTACTACCGAGTATATTTCATTTGTGACCATAGTTGGGATGGGAGGTTTGGGGAAAACCACTCTTGCCCAACTTGTGTATAATGACGAGAGAGTTGAAAGGGAATTTCCGTTGAAGATGTGGGTTTGTGTGTCTATTGATTTCCATACCAAATTGCTCCGTAAAATTCTAACATCAGTGACGAATCAGACTGAACATTATGGTCTAGAAATGGAGCAGCTCCAGAGAAAGCTTCGGCAAGAACTTGAGGGTAAGAAGTACTTGCTCGTTTTGGATGATGTCTGGGATGAGGATTTTGATAAGTGGAGTAAGTTGAAAATTCTGTTGATGGGAGGTGGAAGAGGTAGTAGAATTATAGTGACAACACGCTCTAAGATCGTAGCACATGTGGTTGGAAATCGCTACACATATGAATTGTCGGGTCTCTCAGAGAAGGACTCGTGGAATTTGTTCAAGAGGATGACACTTGAATCAAGGGAACATGAAATGGAGCCATACTTGATCAAAACCGGAAAAGAGATTGTTCGCAAGTGTGCGGATGTTCCACTTGCCATAAGGGTAGTTGGAAGTCTTCTTCGAGGCCAGGGGAAAACTAGATGGCAATATTTGAAGAACACCGACTTGGCAGACATAAAACAGGACGAGAATGACATAGTCCGTACATTAAAGATGAGTTATTCTTATCTTCCGTTACATTTGAAGAGCTGTTTTAGTTTTTGTGCCATATTTCCCAAGCATTATAGGATCAAGAAGGAGGAATTGATTAGTCTTTGGATGGCACTCGGTTTCATAATGCCTTCAAATGGAGAGAGTCCAGAAGTTGTCGGTGAGGACTACTTCATGACTTTACTGCAAAGATGCTTTTTCCAAGACGTAGAACGAGCTGATAGTGGTGAAATCTTGTCTTGCAAAATGCACAGTTTGATTCATGATCTTGCTACAGAAATAGCAGGACAAGAAGTTTTGAGATTCAAAAACGATTCAAGCTGTTCTTATACAAAAACTCGCCATTTATTTGTGGATCGGACTCTCAAAAGAAAAGATTCTAGAAGGAACTTGACCTTAATGAAAAGGGTGCGTACGATGTTGATGATGAGTTACCCTGCTCCTTTAGAAACCCTTGATATGCTGTTGCCGACAATGCGATATTTAAGGGTCTTGGATTTGCATAAGAGTTCATTTGATAAGTTTCCGAGCATGATCGGCAGATTACTGCATCTAAGATACCTAGACCTCTCTTGGAACCATAAGTTATCGGTATTGCCCTCGTGCATTACTGATCTTTATAATTTGCAGACGTTAATGTTACGTGGCTGCACAAGACTTGAAGAGTTGCCAAGGGACTTTTGGAAATTAGTCAATCTTAGGTGTCTGGATATTTTCGATTGCACTAGTATGACATATATGCCTCCCGGGATGAATAGTATGATACGTCTGCATAAGCTGACTATGTTTTTAGTGGGTGGCCGAAGCAATGCAGGTGGACTAAACGACTTGAAATGCCTCAACAACCTGAGCGGCAGTTTGGAAATCAAGGTCCATGAAGATTTGGTGCATGATGCAACAGAGGCTATGCTAGGAGGATATCTAATAAACAAGCTGAATTTAAGAAGTATAAACATATGCTGGGCGCAGAAGCATCGTAGAACTGGGAACTCGAGTTATATCGAAGATGACAGCAAGGGAACTAACGCAGAAGAATTACTGCGTGGCATGCAACCCCATTCTAATCTTCGAAAGTTAGGATTGATGGATTATCCTGGTGTGAAGTTTCCAAGATGGAGGAGCTTATCAACGAATCTCAAAACTTGTCTGCCAAATCTTGTTGATATAGAACTTGATGGATGTAAAGGGTTGGAGCACCTTCCATTGTTGAGCCGATTGCGTTGTTTGAATGGCCTTCGGCTTGTCGGATTGAAGAAATTGGAGTATGTGGAGAGTTGTAGTAGCGGAGATAGCACTCCACCGGCATCAGTAATGTTAACAAGATTAGCATTAGACGATGAGCCGGTGTTTTTTCCATCCCTTGAAAAGCTTGTGTTAGGATGTATGAATGAGTTAAAGGGTTGGCGTGCAGAAACAGGCAACGAATACACAATTGAAAGAATGCCATCATTTCCTCGGCTATCTTATCTACATATATGGTCATGTAGGAACCTGACAGCTATTCCTTTGTGCCCGAAACTGGAAAAACTGGAGTTGAACAGATTCAACGTAGCAATGAGCCCTATGGCTCGACAGGAAATTGAGAGGAATCGTGTTACTGATTACGTTCCTGATGATGGTTCTTCAACTTCTATTACTCGACGGTGGGAACAGGGGCAACATCAGCACATATCAGGAGGGCTAAAAGAAGTCAAGATAGATAAATTAGGATATCTGAATTCCTTGCCCCTTGATTCCTTTCAGTTCCTTTCTCATTTAATGATAAGAGGTGATCATGATATGGAGAGACTGACGATAGGGGAAGTAGGAAAGGTATTCCGAAGTCACAGGTTGTCGTCTCTTCGCTCACTAGTTATTTCAGATTGCTCCAAACTGAAGACACTATCAGGACGAGGAGTGTGGGAGAATTTCACTGCCCTTGAGAGCCTACAATTGAAGTTGCTTTGCGAGTTGGAGCTGGACGATAATGCTGATACTGATGGTGGCGTTCCATGGAAATACCTTCATAACAGTCTTCATTCATTGTTATTATGGTATCTCCCAAAGCTAGTGAAGCTACCAAAGGGAATGCACCATTTGACTGCTCTTCAATCTCTCCGAATTTCAAATTGTGAGAGTTTTGAAGCCCTACCACCATGGATAGCTTGCTTGTCGTCTCTCGAATCCCTGGTGATTACAAATTGCAGGAAACTGATATCGTTACCGGAGGAGATGCACCACCTCACTTCCTTACAGCACCTTGATGTGCAGGAATGTGCATCAGAGTTAAAAGAAAGATGCTCAGAATCAACTGGTGTCGACTGGCCTAAAATCCAACACATCCCCCGCATTGATGTCTGA
- the LOC130826497 gene encoding protein EXORDIUM-like 5, protein MEPLNLIFSLLTLLLLSSSSSSAKRHEQSVQTLSIKPDIINPKLPPKSLSSNKKFEGSSNLVDLKYHMGPVLSSSPINVYIIWYGKWAPQQQSLIRDFLHSISPSSSSSSSKSTQTVSDWWKTVSLYTDQTGANVSRNLLIAGEYSDHYYSQGSHLTRLSVQQVIGNAVKTAPFPVDHKHGIYLILTSVDVTMQDFCRAVCGFHYFTFPSLVGYTLPYAWIGNSGKQCPEVCAYPFAVPGYMGGSGLAALKPPNDDVGVDGMISVIGHELAELSSNPLINAWYAGEDPTAPTEIGDLCEGLYGTGGGGGYTGQVMRDRKGKTFNMYGKKGRRFLIQWIWSPVLKACAGPNALD, encoded by the coding sequence atggaacccctaaatctcattttctctctccttaccTTACTCCTcttatcctcttcttcttcctcagcTAAACGCCATGAACAATCTGTACAAACACTTTCTATTAAACCCGATATCATCAACCCTAAATTACCACCCAAATCATTATCATCCAACAAGAAATTTGAAGGTTCGTCTAATTTGGTAGACTTGAAATATCATATGGGTCCCGTTTTATCATCTTCCCCGATTAATGTTTACATTATTTGGTATGGTAAGTGGGCCCCACAACAACAATCTCTCATTAGAGATTTTCTTCATTCAATCTcaccttcttcttcatcctcctcttctaAATCGACTCAAACAGTGTCCGATTGGTGGAAAACGGTGTCGCTTTACACTGACCAAACCGGTGCTAACGTGTCAAGGAATCTTCTCATTGCCGGAGAATATTCCGATCATTATTATTCTCAAGGGTCTCATCTGACCCGACTTTCAGTCCAGCAAGTAATTGGAAACGCAGTTAAAACGGCACCGTTTCCAGTAGATCATAAACATGGAATCTACCTCATATTAACTTCTGTGGACGTTACCATGCAAGATTTCTGCCGAGCGGTATGTGGGTTCCACTACTTTACTTTCCCATCTCTCGTGGGTTACACGCTCCCTTACGCATGGATCGGGAATTCGGGCAAACAGTGCCCCGAAGTTTGTGCATACCCGTTTGCAGTACCCGGGTATATGGGTGGTAGCGGGTTGGCGGCTCTTAAGCCGCCGAAtgacgatgtgggtgttgatgGGATGATTAGTGTCATTGGGCATGAATTAGCTGAGCTTTCATCTAATCCGTTGATTAATGCATGGTACGCCGGAGAAGATCCCACGGCTCCCACTGAAATTGGGGATCTTTGTGAAGGATTATATGGTACGGGTGGTGGTGGTGGGTATACGGGTCAAGTAATGAGAGACCGAAAGGGTAAAACTTTTAATATGTATGGGAAAAAAGGAAGAAGGTTTTTGATTCAGTGGATATGGAGCCCCGTTTTGAAAGCTTGTGCGGGACCAAATGCTTTGgactaa